The Oryzias latipes chromosome 16, ASM223467v1 genome includes a region encoding these proteins:
- the LOC105355982 gene encoding meprin A subunit beta-like has product MHYSTDAFTNGNGPTIITIDPKFQNIIGQRLEMSYYDVLELNRLYNCNSTISLNWYCGFSNGTMCRMCCSQSNINWEMVKQVSGGPNSDHSTLPSGSKDYSGEIGYFLHVGTATGQEGDTAQLETQRMTPQRDCHIQCLQFYYYHSGNESDTLNIWIREFENEQDLTGTRRLMGQITGSQTSHWRLHHVSLNPSKNFQVVFEAQKGAGRSTGGFSVDDINLYETECPHLSLQIDDFQRVLNTSASGSRIYSSRQYSSEGYAYRFAVIFYKTYFGLFMQLLSGDNDDQLEWPCLGRQMTFQMLDQTPSIQQQMTKQWSFITSGTSWWNNPRETGSQVFIDENNQMVYGGPLIGYRSFASLDETQDRDFIKGGTAIFTLNFQGMLRIFSS; this is encoded by the exons ATGCACTACAGCACAGATGCTTTCACCAATGGAAACGGCCCTACCATCATCACCATAGACCCCAAATTCCAAAATATAATTGGTCAAAGGCTGGAGATGAGTTATTATGATGTTCTGGAGCTAAACCGTCTCTACAATTGCA ATTCAACTATTTCCCTTAACTGGTACTGTGGCTTTTCTAATGGGACCATGTGTAGAATGTGTTGTTCACAGAGTAACATCAACTGGGAGATGGTAAAACAAGTTTCTGGAGGTCCAAATTCTGATCACAGCACTCTGCCCAGTGGAAGCAAAGACTACA GTGGAGAAATAGGCTACTTCTTGCATGTTGGCACAGCAACAGGTCAGGAGGGAGACACAGCACAACTGGAAACTCAGAGGATGACTCCCCAAAGAGACTGTCACATCCAGTGTCTGCAATTCTACTATTACCACAGTGGAAATGAGTCTGATACTCTCAACATCTGGATCAGAGAGTTTGAAAATGAACAGGACCTAACAGGAACCCGACGCCTCATGGGGCAGATCACTG GTTCTCAAACATCTCACTGGAGGCTTCATCATGTTTCCTTGAATCCATCTAAGAATTTCCAGGTGGTGTTTGAAGCTCAGAAAGGAGCAGGACGCTCTACAGGAGGCTTCTCAGTTGATGACATCAATCTGTATGAGACTGAGTGTCCACATTTAAGCCTGCAGATTGATGACTTTCAGAGAGTGCTGAACACTAGTGCCTCAGGATCCCGCATTTACAGTTCAAGGCAGTACTCCAGTGAGGGTTATGCTTACCGGTTTGCTGTTATATTTTATAAGACATATTTTGGACTGTTCATGCAACTCTTGTCTGGTGATAATGATGATCAACTGGAGTGGCCTTGCTTAGGACGACAAATGACTTTTCAAATGCTGGATCAGACCCCCAGCATTCAGCAGCAGATGACAAAGCAGTGGAGTTTCATCACAAGTG GAACCTCTTGGTGGAACAATCCTCGTGAGACTGGAAGTCAAGTTTTTATAGATGAGAATAATCAAATGGTCTACGGCGGACCCCTAATCGGTTACAGATCTTTTGCATCTTTGGACGAAACCCAAGACAGAGATTTTATCAAAGGAGGAACTGCAATCTTTACCCTCAACTTTCAAGGCATGTTAAGAATTTTCTCAAGctaa